A genomic stretch from Ovis canadensis isolate MfBH-ARS-UI-01 breed Bighorn chromosome 5, ARS-UI_OviCan_v2, whole genome shotgun sequence includes:
- the PALM3 gene encoding paralemmin-3 isoform X3, protein MDGAAEEPERPQDPTSQDPQSPEDQAQARIRNLEDSLFTLQSQLQLLQSASTGAQHKPSGRPTWRRQGHRPLSQPNVESGPAGQTDLNKRASLPAGPVGAYPESPSEPRTEAAGVPAAPRRVPGAAGTSSEANGPCPGSSPPLEQEPSQGVVAPEGTVNEARGGGMVKVVWEGLRPTEDCANGATGLELEAKVEEMVLEAIGDRQEASRPELPSWVKEDRAIVEVVWEGVGGTEGSDLEAMVEAGRAPEAVQTRSLGLREGSGGAAPGEGAPRSSPDGDGQGVFGEEGSFIWVEKVTLSEEWEELEVEGLEGPKALGREEKDESPLQVEGRGEEETREAERRRVEGPEGAEKRGSEGKAGTEPEGAETSLALERKGSPDSMEPERCEVRVETEIGGGDEPLSAERREVEGPLGAERGRDEKPLGVEQKGGEEKLEAIRETLAAERKEGEESLVAERIGGEKPLEEKEKGDEKSQRVERIGDEEPSEAKTRDEKSQKVERTRGEEPSEIEKNEDGDSLKVERMGGEEPWQTEKTLGVEEEQRESAEEEECQAEDVREAGAPPEAKEAPRPEDEGQQPQKEEGSPEAEVEAVKPQAPAEGQDPTGDATALLAETSAQDQPAECQPLLQMEGPRANPRARPVPTYTPARQPEPSAPPEGEEASGPKQKTCQCCVVM, encoded by the exons ATGGACGGGGCAGCTGAGGAGCCAGAGCGGCCCCAGGACCCCACCTCACAGGACCCCCAATCACCTGAAGACCAAGCTCAGGCCCGCATCCGGAACCTGGAAGACAGCTTGTTCAC ACTCCAGtcccagctgcagctgctgcagaGTGCGTCCACAGGTGCCCAGCACAAGCCCTCAGGCAGGCCCACCTGGCGACGACAG GGTCACCGTCCTCTCTCCCAGCCCAACGTGGAGTCAGGTCCTGCAG GCCAGACCGATCTAAACAAGAGAGCCTCCTTACCAGCCGGACCGGTGGGTGCATACCCAGAGTCCCCCTCCGAGCCCAGAACTGAGGCTGCCGGGGTTCCAGCAGCCCCGAGGCGGGTCCCTGGGGCAGCAGGGACCTCCTCAGAAGCCAATGGCCCCTGCCCTGGATCCAGCCCCCCTCTGGAGCAGGAGCCGAGTCAGGGGGTGGTAGCTCCTGAGGGGACAGTGAATGAGGCCAGAGGGGGAGGCATGGTGAAAGTGGTGTGGGAGGGGTTGAGGCCCACGGAGGACTGTGCCAACGGGGCCACAGGCCTGGAGCTGGAGGCTAAGGTGGAGGAGATGGTGCTGGAGGCCATCGGGGACAGGCAGGAAGCCAGCCGTCCAGAGCTCCCCTCGTGGGTCAAGGAGGACAGGGCCATCGTGGAGGTggtctgggagggggtggggggcacagaggGCAGTGACTTGGAGGCCATGgtggaggcaggcagggccccAGAGGCCGTGCAGACCAGATCCCTGGGGCTCCGGGAGGGATCGGGGGGAGCAGCTCCTGGAGAAGGTGCCCCCAGGAGCAGCCctgatggtgatgggcagggggtCTTTGGAGAGGAGGGGTCCTTCATCTGGGTGGAGAAAGTGACCCTCAGTGAGGAATGGGAGGAGCTGGAGGTGGAGGGGTTGGAAGGGCCAAAGGCACTGGGAAGGGAGGAAAAGGATGAGAGTCCATTGCAGGTGGAGGGCAGAGGTGAGGAGGAAACACGGGAGGCGGAGAGGAGGCGGGTGGAGGGACCTGAAGGCGCAGAGAAGAGAGGCAGTGAGGGGAAGGCAGGCACAGAGCCAGAAGGAGCAGAGACGTCACTGGCGCTAGAGAGGAAAGGAAGCCCGGACTCCATGGAGCCAGAGAGATGTGAGGTACGCGTGGAAACAGAGATCGGAGGAGGTGACGAACCATTGTCGGCCGAAAGAAGAGAAGTTGAGGGACCTCTGGGggcagagaggggaagagatgaGAAGCCATTGGGAGTAGAGCAGAAAGGAGGTGAGGAAAAGCTAGAGGCAATCCGAGAAACATTggcagcagagagaaaagaaggggagGAGTCACTGGTGGCAGAAAGAATAGGAGGTGAGAAGCCattggaggaaaaggaaaaaggagatgaGAAATCACAGAGGGTAGAGAGAATAGGAGATGAGGAGCCCTCGGAGGCAAAGACAAGAGATGAGAAATCACAGAAGGTAGAGAGAACCAGAGGTGAGGAGCCatcagaaatagagaaaaatgaagacGGGGACTCACTGAAGGTAGAGAGGATGGGAGGTGAAGAGCCGTGGCagacagagaagactcttggggtcGAGGAAGAGCAGAGAGAGTCAGCAGAAGAAGAGGAATGCCAGGCAGAGGATGTGAGAGAGGCAGGGGCTCCCCCAGAAGCCAAGGAGGCGCCAAGGCCGGAGGATGAAGGACAGCAGCCCCAGAAGGAGGAAGGCTCCCCAGAAGCAGAAGTGGAAGCAGTGAAGCCCCAAGCTCCTGCTGAGGGCCAGGACCCCACTGGAGACGCCACCGCACTCCTGGCAGAGACATCAGCTCAGGATCAGCCCGCTGAGTGCCAGCCACTGCTGCAGATGGAGGGGCCCAGGGCCAACCCCAGGGCCCGCCCTGTGCCCACCTACACGCCTGCCCGGCAGCCAGAGCCATCTGCCCCTCCAGAAGGTGAAGAGGCAAGCGGCCCTAAGCAGAAGACGTGCCAGTGTTGTGTGGTCATGTGA
- the PALM3 gene encoding paralemmin-3 isoform X1 codes for MGVQEMGLPSVGPRGGSFRSPRRPPLNPAPPPSPPPPCRPMAESSLYRQRLEVIAEKRRLQEEIRAARRELEEEKLRVERLKRKSLRERWLMDGAAEEPERPQDPTSQDPQSPEDQAQARIRNLEDSLFTLQSQLQLLQSASTGAQHKPSGRPTWRRQGHRPLSQPNVESGPAGQTDLNKRASLPAGPVGAYPESPSEPRTEAAGVPAAPRRVPGAAGTSSEANGPCPGSSPPLEQEPSQGVVAPEGTVNEARGGGMVKVVWEGLRPTEDCANGATGLELEAKVEEMVLEAIGDRQEASRPELPSWVKEDRAIVEVVWEGVGGTEGSDLEAMVEAGRAPEAVQTRSLGLREGSGGAAPGEGAPRSSPDGDGQGVFGEEGSFIWVEKVTLSEEWEELEVEGLEGPKALGREEKDESPLQVEGRGEEETREAERRRVEGPEGAEKRGSEGKAGTEPEGAETSLALERKGSPDSMEPERCEVRVETEIGGGDEPLSAERREVEGPLGAERGRDEKPLGVEQKGGEEKLEAIRETLAAERKEGEESLVAERIGGEKPLEEKEKGDEKSQRVERIGDEEPSEAKTRDEKSQKVERTRGEEPSEIEKNEDGDSLKVERMGGEEPWQTEKTLGVEEEQRESAEEEECQAEDVREAGAPPEAKEAPRPEDEGQQPQKEEGSPEAEVEAVKPQAPAEGQDPTGDATALLAETSAQDQPAECQPLLQMEGPRANPRARPVPTYTPARQPEPSAPPEGEEASGPKQKTCQCCVVM; via the exons ATGGGTGTTCAAGAGATGGGTCTGCCGAGTGTTGGGCCCCGGGGAGGCTCCTTTCGCAGCCCAAGGCGGCCTCCCCTCAACCCTGCTCCCCCTCCATCCCCGCCGCCTCCCTGCAGGCCCATGGCGGAGAGCTCCCTCTATCGGCAGCGCCTAGAGGTCATCGCG GAGAAGCGGCGGCTACAAGAGGAGATACGCGCGGCGCGCCGAGAGCTAGAGGAAGAGAAACTCCGCGTGGAGCGGCTCAAG aggaagtCTCTCCGGGAACGCTGGCTAATGGACGGGGCAGCTGAGGAGCCAGAGCGGCCCCAGGACCCCACCTCACAGGACCCCCAATCACCTGAAGACCAAGCTCAGGCCCGCATCCGGAACCTGGAAGACAGCTTGTTCAC ACTCCAGtcccagctgcagctgctgcagaGTGCGTCCACAGGTGCCCAGCACAAGCCCTCAGGCAGGCCCACCTGGCGACGACAG GGTCACCGTCCTCTCTCCCAGCCCAACGTGGAGTCAGGTCCTGCAG GCCAGACCGATCTAAACAAGAGAGCCTCCTTACCAGCCGGACCGGTGGGTGCATACCCAGAGTCCCCCTCCGAGCCCAGAACTGAGGCTGCCGGGGTTCCAGCAGCCCCGAGGCGGGTCCCTGGGGCAGCAGGGACCTCCTCAGAAGCCAATGGCCCCTGCCCTGGATCCAGCCCCCCTCTGGAGCAGGAGCCGAGTCAGGGGGTGGTAGCTCCTGAGGGGACAGTGAATGAGGCCAGAGGGGGAGGCATGGTGAAAGTGGTGTGGGAGGGGTTGAGGCCCACGGAGGACTGTGCCAACGGGGCCACAGGCCTGGAGCTGGAGGCTAAGGTGGAGGAGATGGTGCTGGAGGCCATCGGGGACAGGCAGGAAGCCAGCCGTCCAGAGCTCCCCTCGTGGGTCAAGGAGGACAGGGCCATCGTGGAGGTggtctgggagggggtggggggcacagaggGCAGTGACTTGGAGGCCATGgtggaggcaggcagggccccAGAGGCCGTGCAGACCAGATCCCTGGGGCTCCGGGAGGGATCGGGGGGAGCAGCTCCTGGAGAAGGTGCCCCCAGGAGCAGCCctgatggtgatgggcagggggtCTTTGGAGAGGAGGGGTCCTTCATCTGGGTGGAGAAAGTGACCCTCAGTGAGGAATGGGAGGAGCTGGAGGTGGAGGGGTTGGAAGGGCCAAAGGCACTGGGAAGGGAGGAAAAGGATGAGAGTCCATTGCAGGTGGAGGGCAGAGGTGAGGAGGAAACACGGGAGGCGGAGAGGAGGCGGGTGGAGGGACCTGAAGGCGCAGAGAAGAGAGGCAGTGAGGGGAAGGCAGGCACAGAGCCAGAAGGAGCAGAGACGTCACTGGCGCTAGAGAGGAAAGGAAGCCCGGACTCCATGGAGCCAGAGAGATGTGAGGTACGCGTGGAAACAGAGATCGGAGGAGGTGACGAACCATTGTCGGCCGAAAGAAGAGAAGTTGAGGGACCTCTGGGggcagagaggggaagagatgaGAAGCCATTGGGAGTAGAGCAGAAAGGAGGTGAGGAAAAGCTAGAGGCAATCCGAGAAACATTggcagcagagagaaaagaaggggagGAGTCACTGGTGGCAGAAAGAATAGGAGGTGAGAAGCCattggaggaaaaggaaaaaggagatgaGAAATCACAGAGGGTAGAGAGAATAGGAGATGAGGAGCCCTCGGAGGCAAAGACAAGAGATGAGAAATCACAGAAGGTAGAGAGAACCAGAGGTGAGGAGCCatcagaaatagagaaaaatgaagacGGGGACTCACTGAAGGTAGAGAGGATGGGAGGTGAAGAGCCGTGGCagacagagaagactcttggggtcGAGGAAGAGCAGAGAGAGTCAGCAGAAGAAGAGGAATGCCAGGCAGAGGATGTGAGAGAGGCAGGGGCTCCCCCAGAAGCCAAGGAGGCGCCAAGGCCGGAGGATGAAGGACAGCAGCCCCAGAAGGAGGAAGGCTCCCCAGAAGCAGAAGTGGAAGCAGTGAAGCCCCAAGCTCCTGCTGAGGGCCAGGACCCCACTGGAGACGCCACCGCACTCCTGGCAGAGACATCAGCTCAGGATCAGCCCGCTGAGTGCCAGCCACTGCTGCAGATGGAGGGGCCCAGGGCCAACCCCAGGGCCCGCCCTGTGCCCACCTACACGCCTGCCCGGCAGCCAGAGCCATCTGCCCCTCCAGAAGGTGAAGAGGCAAGCGGCCCTAAGCAGAAGACGTGCCAGTGTTGTGTGGTCATGTGA
- the PALM3 gene encoding paralemmin-3 isoform X4 — translation MHTQRAQDPEERLRPMAESSLYRQRLEVIAEKRRLQEEIRAARRELEEEKLRVERLKRKSLRERWLMDGAAEEPERPQDPTSQDPQSPEDQAQARIRNLEDSLFTLQSQLQLLQSASTGAQHKPSGRPTWRRQGHRPLSQPNVESGPAGQTDLNKRASLPAGPVGAYPESPSEPRTEAAGVPAAPRRVPGAAGTSSEANGPCPGSSPPLEQEPSQGVVAPEGTVNEARGGGMVKVVWEGLRPTEDCANGATGLELEAKVEEMVLEAIGDRQEASRPELPSWVKEDRAIVEVVWEGVGGTEGSDLEAMVEAGRAPEAVQTRSLGLREGSGGAAPGEGAPRSSPDGDGQGVFGEEGSFIWVEKVTLSEEWEELEVEGLEGPKALGREEKDESPLQVEGRGEEETREAERRRVEGPEGAEKRGSEGKAGTEPEGAETSLALERKGSPDSMEPERCEVRVETEIGGGDEPLSAERREVEGPLGAERGRDEKPLGVEQKGGEEKLEAIRETLAAERKEGEESLVAERIGGEKPLEEKEKGDEKSQRVERIGDEEPSEAKTRDEKSQKVERTRGEEPSEIEKNEDGDSLKVERMGGEEPWQTEKTLGVEEEQRESAEEEECQAEDVREAGAPPEAKEAPRPEDEGQQPQKEEGSPEAEVEAVKPQAPAEGQDPTGDATALLAETSAQDQPAECQPLLQMEGPRANPRARPVPTYTPARQPEPSAPPEGEEASGPKQKTCQCCVVM, via the exons atgcacacacagcgCGCCCAGGACCCAGAAGAGCGGCTAAG GCCCATGGCGGAGAGCTCCCTCTATCGGCAGCGCCTAGAGGTCATCGCG GAGAAGCGGCGGCTACAAGAGGAGATACGCGCGGCGCGCCGAGAGCTAGAGGAAGAGAAACTCCGCGTGGAGCGGCTCAAG aggaagtCTCTCCGGGAACGCTGGCTAATGGACGGGGCAGCTGAGGAGCCAGAGCGGCCCCAGGACCCCACCTCACAGGACCCCCAATCACCTGAAGACCAAGCTCAGGCCCGCATCCGGAACCTGGAAGACAGCTTGTTCAC ACTCCAGtcccagctgcagctgctgcagaGTGCGTCCACAGGTGCCCAGCACAAGCCCTCAGGCAGGCCCACCTGGCGACGACAG GGTCACCGTCCTCTCTCCCAGCCCAACGTGGAGTCAGGTCCTGCAG GCCAGACCGATCTAAACAAGAGAGCCTCCTTACCAGCCGGACCGGTGGGTGCATACCCAGAGTCCCCCTCCGAGCCCAGAACTGAGGCTGCCGGGGTTCCAGCAGCCCCGAGGCGGGTCCCTGGGGCAGCAGGGACCTCCTCAGAAGCCAATGGCCCCTGCCCTGGATCCAGCCCCCCTCTGGAGCAGGAGCCGAGTCAGGGGGTGGTAGCTCCTGAGGGGACAGTGAATGAGGCCAGAGGGGGAGGCATGGTGAAAGTGGTGTGGGAGGGGTTGAGGCCCACGGAGGACTGTGCCAACGGGGCCACAGGCCTGGAGCTGGAGGCTAAGGTGGAGGAGATGGTGCTGGAGGCCATCGGGGACAGGCAGGAAGCCAGCCGTCCAGAGCTCCCCTCGTGGGTCAAGGAGGACAGGGCCATCGTGGAGGTggtctgggagggggtggggggcacagaggGCAGTGACTTGGAGGCCATGgtggaggcaggcagggccccAGAGGCCGTGCAGACCAGATCCCTGGGGCTCCGGGAGGGATCGGGGGGAGCAGCTCCTGGAGAAGGTGCCCCCAGGAGCAGCCctgatggtgatgggcagggggtCTTTGGAGAGGAGGGGTCCTTCATCTGGGTGGAGAAAGTGACCCTCAGTGAGGAATGGGAGGAGCTGGAGGTGGAGGGGTTGGAAGGGCCAAAGGCACTGGGAAGGGAGGAAAAGGATGAGAGTCCATTGCAGGTGGAGGGCAGAGGTGAGGAGGAAACACGGGAGGCGGAGAGGAGGCGGGTGGAGGGACCTGAAGGCGCAGAGAAGAGAGGCAGTGAGGGGAAGGCAGGCACAGAGCCAGAAGGAGCAGAGACGTCACTGGCGCTAGAGAGGAAAGGAAGCCCGGACTCCATGGAGCCAGAGAGATGTGAGGTACGCGTGGAAACAGAGATCGGAGGAGGTGACGAACCATTGTCGGCCGAAAGAAGAGAAGTTGAGGGACCTCTGGGggcagagaggggaagagatgaGAAGCCATTGGGAGTAGAGCAGAAAGGAGGTGAGGAAAAGCTAGAGGCAATCCGAGAAACATTggcagcagagagaaaagaaggggagGAGTCACTGGTGGCAGAAAGAATAGGAGGTGAGAAGCCattggaggaaaaggaaaaaggagatgaGAAATCACAGAGGGTAGAGAGAATAGGAGATGAGGAGCCCTCGGAGGCAAAGACAAGAGATGAGAAATCACAGAAGGTAGAGAGAACCAGAGGTGAGGAGCCatcagaaatagagaaaaatgaagacGGGGACTCACTGAAGGTAGAGAGGATGGGAGGTGAAGAGCCGTGGCagacagagaagactcttggggtcGAGGAAGAGCAGAGAGAGTCAGCAGAAGAAGAGGAATGCCAGGCAGAGGATGTGAGAGAGGCAGGGGCTCCCCCAGAAGCCAAGGAGGCGCCAAGGCCGGAGGATGAAGGACAGCAGCCCCAGAAGGAGGAAGGCTCCCCAGAAGCAGAAGTGGAAGCAGTGAAGCCCCAAGCTCCTGCTGAGGGCCAGGACCCCACTGGAGACGCCACCGCACTCCTGGCAGAGACATCAGCTCAGGATCAGCCCGCTGAGTGCCAGCCACTGCTGCAGATGGAGGGGCCCAGGGCCAACCCCAGGGCCCGCCCTGTGCCCACCTACACGCCTGCCCGGCAGCCAGAGCCATCTGCCCCTCCAGAAGGTGAAGAGGCAAGCGGCCCTAAGCAGAAGACGTGCCAGTGTTGTGTGGTCATGTGA
- the PALM3 gene encoding paralemmin-3 isoform X5, whose product MALQSHVWSLATPTPMAESSLYRQRLEVIAEKRRLQEEIRAARRELEEEKLRVERLKRKSLRERWLMDGAAEEPERPQDPTSQDPQSPEDQAQARIRNLEDSLFTLQSQLQLLQSASTGAQHKPSGRPTWRRQGHRPLSQPNVESGPAGQTDLNKRASLPAGPVGAYPESPSEPRTEAAGVPAAPRRVPGAAGTSSEANGPCPGSSPPLEQEPSQGVVAPEGTVNEARGGGMVKVVWEGLRPTEDCANGATGLELEAKVEEMVLEAIGDRQEASRPELPSWVKEDRAIVEVVWEGVGGTEGSDLEAMVEAGRAPEAVQTRSLGLREGSGGAAPGEGAPRSSPDGDGQGVFGEEGSFIWVEKVTLSEEWEELEVEGLEGPKALGREEKDESPLQVEGRGEEETREAERRRVEGPEGAEKRGSEGKAGTEPEGAETSLALERKGSPDSMEPERCEVRVETEIGGGDEPLSAERREVEGPLGAERGRDEKPLGVEQKGGEEKLEAIRETLAAERKEGEESLVAERIGGEKPLEEKEKGDEKSQRVERIGDEEPSEAKTRDEKSQKVERTRGEEPSEIEKNEDGDSLKVERMGGEEPWQTEKTLGVEEEQRESAEEEECQAEDVREAGAPPEAKEAPRPEDEGQQPQKEEGSPEAEVEAVKPQAPAEGQDPTGDATALLAETSAQDQPAECQPLLQMEGPRANPRARPVPTYTPARQPEPSAPPEGEEASGPKQKTCQCCVVM is encoded by the exons ATGGCCCTGCAGAGCCATGTGTGGTCTCTGGCCACACCCAC GCCCATGGCGGAGAGCTCCCTCTATCGGCAGCGCCTAGAGGTCATCGCG GAGAAGCGGCGGCTACAAGAGGAGATACGCGCGGCGCGCCGAGAGCTAGAGGAAGAGAAACTCCGCGTGGAGCGGCTCAAG aggaagtCTCTCCGGGAACGCTGGCTAATGGACGGGGCAGCTGAGGAGCCAGAGCGGCCCCAGGACCCCACCTCACAGGACCCCCAATCACCTGAAGACCAAGCTCAGGCCCGCATCCGGAACCTGGAAGACAGCTTGTTCAC ACTCCAGtcccagctgcagctgctgcagaGTGCGTCCACAGGTGCCCAGCACAAGCCCTCAGGCAGGCCCACCTGGCGACGACAG GGTCACCGTCCTCTCTCCCAGCCCAACGTGGAGTCAGGTCCTGCAG GCCAGACCGATCTAAACAAGAGAGCCTCCTTACCAGCCGGACCGGTGGGTGCATACCCAGAGTCCCCCTCCGAGCCCAGAACTGAGGCTGCCGGGGTTCCAGCAGCCCCGAGGCGGGTCCCTGGGGCAGCAGGGACCTCCTCAGAAGCCAATGGCCCCTGCCCTGGATCCAGCCCCCCTCTGGAGCAGGAGCCGAGTCAGGGGGTGGTAGCTCCTGAGGGGACAGTGAATGAGGCCAGAGGGGGAGGCATGGTGAAAGTGGTGTGGGAGGGGTTGAGGCCCACGGAGGACTGTGCCAACGGGGCCACAGGCCTGGAGCTGGAGGCTAAGGTGGAGGAGATGGTGCTGGAGGCCATCGGGGACAGGCAGGAAGCCAGCCGTCCAGAGCTCCCCTCGTGGGTCAAGGAGGACAGGGCCATCGTGGAGGTggtctgggagggggtggggggcacagaggGCAGTGACTTGGAGGCCATGgtggaggcaggcagggccccAGAGGCCGTGCAGACCAGATCCCTGGGGCTCCGGGAGGGATCGGGGGGAGCAGCTCCTGGAGAAGGTGCCCCCAGGAGCAGCCctgatggtgatgggcagggggtCTTTGGAGAGGAGGGGTCCTTCATCTGGGTGGAGAAAGTGACCCTCAGTGAGGAATGGGAGGAGCTGGAGGTGGAGGGGTTGGAAGGGCCAAAGGCACTGGGAAGGGAGGAAAAGGATGAGAGTCCATTGCAGGTGGAGGGCAGAGGTGAGGAGGAAACACGGGAGGCGGAGAGGAGGCGGGTGGAGGGACCTGAAGGCGCAGAGAAGAGAGGCAGTGAGGGGAAGGCAGGCACAGAGCCAGAAGGAGCAGAGACGTCACTGGCGCTAGAGAGGAAAGGAAGCCCGGACTCCATGGAGCCAGAGAGATGTGAGGTACGCGTGGAAACAGAGATCGGAGGAGGTGACGAACCATTGTCGGCCGAAAGAAGAGAAGTTGAGGGACCTCTGGGggcagagaggggaagagatgaGAAGCCATTGGGAGTAGAGCAGAAAGGAGGTGAGGAAAAGCTAGAGGCAATCCGAGAAACATTggcagcagagagaaaagaaggggagGAGTCACTGGTGGCAGAAAGAATAGGAGGTGAGAAGCCattggaggaaaaggaaaaaggagatgaGAAATCACAGAGGGTAGAGAGAATAGGAGATGAGGAGCCCTCGGAGGCAAAGACAAGAGATGAGAAATCACAGAAGGTAGAGAGAACCAGAGGTGAGGAGCCatcagaaatagagaaaaatgaagacGGGGACTCACTGAAGGTAGAGAGGATGGGAGGTGAAGAGCCGTGGCagacagagaagactcttggggtcGAGGAAGAGCAGAGAGAGTCAGCAGAAGAAGAGGAATGCCAGGCAGAGGATGTGAGAGAGGCAGGGGCTCCCCCAGAAGCCAAGGAGGCGCCAAGGCCGGAGGATGAAGGACAGCAGCCCCAGAAGGAGGAAGGCTCCCCAGAAGCAGAAGTGGAAGCAGTGAAGCCCCAAGCTCCTGCTGAGGGCCAGGACCCCACTGGAGACGCCACCGCACTCCTGGCAGAGACATCAGCTCAGGATCAGCCCGCTGAGTGCCAGCCACTGCTGCAGATGGAGGGGCCCAGGGCCAACCCCAGGGCCCGCCCTGTGCCCACCTACACGCCTGCCCGGCAGCCAGAGCCATCTGCCCCTCCAGAAGGTGAAGAGGCAAGCGGCCCTAAGCAGAAGACGTGCCAGTGTTGTGTGGTCATGTGA
- the PALM3 gene encoding paralemmin-3 isoform X2, which yields MAESSLYRQRLEVIAEKRRLQEEIRAARRELEEEKLRVERLKRKSLRERWLMDGAAEEPERPQDPTSQDPQSPEDQAQARIRNLEDSLFTLQSQLQLLQSASTGAQHKPSGRPTWRRQGHRPLSQPNVESGPAGQTDLNKRASLPAGPVGAYPESPSEPRTEAAGVPAAPRRVPGAAGTSSEANGPCPGSSPPLEQEPSQGVVAPEGTVNEARGGGMVKVVWEGLRPTEDCANGATGLELEAKVEEMVLEAIGDRQEASRPELPSWVKEDRAIVEVVWEGVGGTEGSDLEAMVEAGRAPEAVQTRSLGLREGSGGAAPGEGAPRSSPDGDGQGVFGEEGSFIWVEKVTLSEEWEELEVEGLEGPKALGREEKDESPLQVEGRGEEETREAERRRVEGPEGAEKRGSEGKAGTEPEGAETSLALERKGSPDSMEPERCEVRVETEIGGGDEPLSAERREVEGPLGAERGRDEKPLGVEQKGGEEKLEAIRETLAAERKEGEESLVAERIGGEKPLEEKEKGDEKSQRVERIGDEEPSEAKTRDEKSQKVERTRGEEPSEIEKNEDGDSLKVERMGGEEPWQTEKTLGVEEEQRESAEEEECQAEDVREAGAPPEAKEAPRPEDEGQQPQKEEGSPEAEVEAVKPQAPAEGQDPTGDATALLAETSAQDQPAECQPLLQMEGPRANPRARPVPTYTPARQPEPSAPPEGEEASGPKQKTCQCCVVM from the exons ATGGCGGAGAGCTCCCTCTATCGGCAGCGCCTAGAGGTCATCGCG GAGAAGCGGCGGCTACAAGAGGAGATACGCGCGGCGCGCCGAGAGCTAGAGGAAGAGAAACTCCGCGTGGAGCGGCTCAAG aggaagtCTCTCCGGGAACGCTGGCTAATGGACGGGGCAGCTGAGGAGCCAGAGCGGCCCCAGGACCCCACCTCACAGGACCCCCAATCACCTGAAGACCAAGCTCAGGCCCGCATCCGGAACCTGGAAGACAGCTTGTTCAC ACTCCAGtcccagctgcagctgctgcagaGTGCGTCCACAGGTGCCCAGCACAAGCCCTCAGGCAGGCCCACCTGGCGACGACAG GGTCACCGTCCTCTCTCCCAGCCCAACGTGGAGTCAGGTCCTGCAG GCCAGACCGATCTAAACAAGAGAGCCTCCTTACCAGCCGGACCGGTGGGTGCATACCCAGAGTCCCCCTCCGAGCCCAGAACTGAGGCTGCCGGGGTTCCAGCAGCCCCGAGGCGGGTCCCTGGGGCAGCAGGGACCTCCTCAGAAGCCAATGGCCCCTGCCCTGGATCCAGCCCCCCTCTGGAGCAGGAGCCGAGTCAGGGGGTGGTAGCTCCTGAGGGGACAGTGAATGAGGCCAGAGGGGGAGGCATGGTGAAAGTGGTGTGGGAGGGGTTGAGGCCCACGGAGGACTGTGCCAACGGGGCCACAGGCCTGGAGCTGGAGGCTAAGGTGGAGGAGATGGTGCTGGAGGCCATCGGGGACAGGCAGGAAGCCAGCCGTCCAGAGCTCCCCTCGTGGGTCAAGGAGGACAGGGCCATCGTGGAGGTggtctgggagggggtggggggcacagaggGCAGTGACTTGGAGGCCATGgtggaggcaggcagggccccAGAGGCCGTGCAGACCAGATCCCTGGGGCTCCGGGAGGGATCGGGGGGAGCAGCTCCTGGAGAAGGTGCCCCCAGGAGCAGCCctgatggtgatgggcagggggtCTTTGGAGAGGAGGGGTCCTTCATCTGGGTGGAGAAAGTGACCCTCAGTGAGGAATGGGAGGAGCTGGAGGTGGAGGGGTTGGAAGGGCCAAAGGCACTGGGAAGGGAGGAAAAGGATGAGAGTCCATTGCAGGTGGAGGGCAGAGGTGAGGAGGAAACACGGGAGGCGGAGAGGAGGCGGGTGGAGGGACCTGAAGGCGCAGAGAAGAGAGGCAGTGAGGGGAAGGCAGGCACAGAGCCAGAAGGAGCAGAGACGTCACTGGCGCTAGAGAGGAAAGGAAGCCCGGACTCCATGGAGCCAGAGAGATGTGAGGTACGCGTGGAAACAGAGATCGGAGGAGGTGACGAACCATTGTCGGCCGAAAGAAGAGAAGTTGAGGGACCTCTGGGggcagagaggggaagagatgaGAAGCCATTGGGAGTAGAGCAGAAAGGAGGTGAGGAAAAGCTAGAGGCAATCCGAGAAACATTggcagcagagagaaaagaaggggagGAGTCACTGGTGGCAGAAAGAATAGGAGGTGAGAAGCCattggaggaaaaggaaaaaggagatgaGAAATCACAGAGGGTAGAGAGAATAGGAGATGAGGAGCCCTCGGAGGCAAAGACAAGAGATGAGAAATCACAGAAGGTAGAGAGAACCAGAGGTGAGGAGCCatcagaaatagagaaaaatgaagacGGGGACTCACTGAAGGTAGAGAGGATGGGAGGTGAAGAGCCGTGGCagacagagaagactcttggggtcGAGGAAGAGCAGAGAGAGTCAGCAGAAGAAGAGGAATGCCAGGCAGAGGATGTGAGAGAGGCAGGGGCTCCCCCAGAAGCCAAGGAGGCGCCAAGGCCGGAGGATGAAGGACAGCAGCCCCAGAAGGAGGAAGGCTCCCCAGAAGCAGAAGTGGAAGCAGTGAAGCCCCAAGCTCCTGCTGAGGGCCAGGACCCCACTGGAGACGCCACCGCACTCCTGGCAGAGACATCAGCTCAGGATCAGCCCGCTGAGTGCCAGCCACTGCTGCAGATGGAGGGGCCCAGGGCCAACCCCAGGGCCCGCCCTGTGCCCACCTACACGCCTGCCCGGCAGCCAGAGCCATCTGCCCCTCCAGAAGGTGAAGAGGCAAGCGGCCCTAAGCAGAAGACGTGCCAGTGTTGTGTGGTCATGTGA